The following are encoded together in the Synergistaceae bacterium genome:
- a CDS encoding ribonuclease J, translated as MAMSDRRKTRQHKSNVSAGELKVIPLGGLGEIGKNMTVFSCGGDMIIVDCGLKFPEEEMLGIDFVIPDVQYLIENKDHIRGIFITHGHEDHIGALPFVLPGLDVPLYCSRLTAGLIGNKMADARTNYEPKYMEIHPGDKIEAGCFSVEFISVCHSIPDALALAIRTPLGTIVHTGDFKLDPTPIDGIRTDYSAFAALGKEGVLLMLSDSTNIEKPGITASERTVGQTFERLFRLYKDRRIVIATFSSNLHRAQQVFNAAGRFNRKVVLSGRSMLAYVELACKLGFVEVPEGLLITSQEAEHMSDNRVVILTTGSQGEPFSGLVLMSRGTHRMIHLGPKDLVIISATPIPGNEKLVSDTVNRLFGCGCEVVYERSENIHVSGHGGRDELTIMLSLVKPKFFVPVHGEYRHLVRHAQLAREMGVPAKNVFILQNGDVLKFRGPNKAEIDGRVQSGAVLVDGIALGEFEGSILRERRELAENGLVVVSLVLDEKLHPAASVQIQTRGSVFSSEDGGTFRDLEHAVMSALEQFERTPGAKPEMLPTEIRKRIRDVFGRTSRNYPTIVPLITRLN; from the coding sequence ATGGCTATGTCCGACAGAAGAAAGACAAGGCAGCATAAAAGCAACGTAAGTGCCGGAGAGTTGAAAGTGATTCCGCTGGGTGGGCTGGGCGAGATAGGGAAGAACATGACTGTTTTCAGCTGTGGTGGCGACATGATAATCGTAGACTGCGGCCTTAAATTCCCCGAGGAGGAAATGCTTGGGATAGATTTTGTAATTCCGGATGTACAATATCTTATTGAAAACAAGGACCACATAAGGGGTATCTTCATCACCCACGGGCACGAAGATCATATAGGCGCACTTCCGTTTGTGCTGCCCGGACTTGATGTGCCGCTATACTGTTCCCGCCTTACTGCGGGTCTGATAGGGAACAAGATGGCTGATGCGAGGACAAACTATGAACCCAAATACATGGAAATACATCCGGGTGACAAAATAGAGGCCGGTTGTTTCTCGGTGGAGTTTATCTCTGTTTGTCATTCGATCCCTGATGCACTGGCCCTGGCGATCCGTACCCCTCTTGGCACGATAGTCCACACAGGGGATTTCAAGTTAGACCCGACTCCCATAGACGGAATCAGAACTGATTACAGCGCATTCGCGGCGCTTGGTAAAGAGGGCGTTCTGCTGATGCTGTCTGACTCTACCAATATAGAAAAGCCGGGGATCACCGCGTCCGAGAGGACAGTAGGACAGACGTTCGAACGCCTGTTTCGCCTGTATAAGGACAGGCGCATTGTGATCGCAACTTTTTCAAGCAACCTTCACAGAGCGCAGCAGGTTTTCAACGCAGCGGGGCGTTTTAACAGAAAAGTTGTCCTCTCAGGTCGTAGTATGCTTGCTTATGTTGAACTTGCCTGTAAACTTGGCTTTGTAGAAGTACCGGAGGGTTTATTGATAACCTCCCAGGAAGCTGAACATATGTCCGATAACAGAGTTGTCATCCTAACCACAGGCAGTCAGGGGGAGCCATTCTCTGGTCTTGTTCTTATGAGCAGGGGGACCCACAGGATGATACATCTGGGCCCGAAAGACCTTGTCATAATTTCAGCCACGCCAATCCCGGGAAATGAAAAGCTGGTGAGTGACACAGTTAACAGACTCTTTGGCTGCGGCTGTGAGGTCGTATACGAGAGAAGCGAGAACATCCATGTCTCCGGACACGGAGGACGTGACGAGCTCACCATCATGCTAAGCCTCGTCAAGCCTAAGTTCTTTGTCCCTGTGCACGGCGAGTACCGTCACCTTGTACGCCACGCACAACTGGCCCGTGAAATGGGTGTGCCGGCAAAGAATGTATTTATACTTCAAAATGGAGATGTGTTAAAGTTTAGAGGACCTAATAAAGCGGAGATCGACGGCAGGGTGCAGTCTGGAGCAGTCCTTGTGGATGGTATTGCTCTTGGAGAATTCGAGGGGAGTATCCTTCGCGAGCGCAGGGAGTTGGCGGAGAACGGGCTTGTTGTTGTCTCTCTTGTGTTGGACGAAAAGCTGCATCCGGCAGCATCTGTACAGATCCAGACGAGAGGCAGCGTCTTTTCATCTGAAGACGGCGGTACATTCAGGGATCTTGAACATGCGGTTATGTCTGCACTTGAGCAGTTTGAACGTACGCCTGGCGCGAAGCCGGAAATGCTGCCGACAGAAATAAGAAAGAGAATAAGGGATGTCTTTGGACGGACCTCAAGAAATTATCCGACTATAGTTCCGCTGATCACGAGGCTTAACTGA
- a CDS encoding Maf family protein, which produces MNINIILASGSPRRRELLRSLGWNFDVEEALIEEKTNAGEGPEAMVRRLAESKAAEVYSRHPRSWVIGADTTVVIDGRMLGKPVDCDDAAIMIKMLQGRTHTVMTGVALFAPDGRKLICCEKTDVTFRKLDDTEIAAYVTQGESFDKAGAYAIQERGTLLVEHIEGCYFNVVGLPLERLSKMFAVLGWPLSEQWRG; this is translated from the coding sequence TTGAATATAAATATCATACTTGCTTCAGGCAGTCCCAGAAGACGTGAACTGCTCAGGTCGCTTGGCTGGAATTTTGATGTCGAAGAGGCGCTGATTGAAGAAAAAACCAATGCCGGGGAGGGACCGGAAGCTATGGTCCGCAGGCTTGCCGAGAGCAAAGCGGCTGAAGTTTACAGCCGGCATCCGCGCAGTTGGGTCATTGGAGCAGATACGACAGTTGTGATAGACGGCAGGATGCTTGGCAAACCTGTGGACTGCGATGACGCGGCAATAATGATAAAGATGCTGCAGGGAAGGACACATACCGTGATGACAGGAGTGGCTCTCTTTGCCCCTGATGGAAGGAAGCTCATATGCTGCGAGAAGACAGATGTGACTTTTCGCAAGCTTGATGACACGGAGATCGCGGCTTACGTCACACAGGGTGAGAGTTTTGATAAAGCCGGAGCTTATGCTATTCAGGAACGCGGGACACTCCTTGTTGAACATATCGAAGGATGTTACTTCAATGTTGTAGGTCTGCCGCTGGAGCGGCTCAGTAAAATGTTTGCGGTGCTCGGCTGGCCGCTTTCTGAACAGTGGAGGGGTTGA
- a CDS encoding peptidylprolyl isomerase, producing the protein MLFKKILKTAAVFMFVMTVSVSVAFAADDAVLTVGSATLNEKEILQMLAGTVGGNDMMVGMMLSQSTLKDRVALVNQMADAVIFAEAAKSKGLESHPDVAFQIKWQTIQLLIQAYFQEAGTKWDMGNNAMKKYYDTHLGEFVQAPAAHTRHILCNTEADAVNAVLEIYRTKDFAKVAADYSRDPNTAQNGGDLGWVEKGTMDPAVDEAIEKARVGSLAGPVKSGFGWHVIEVLERRPQKQLTFKEASEEVAQRLQRSYIDKELASLREKFKVEINEDSLSNLGGIPAAQPEAANPVK; encoded by the coding sequence ATGTTATTCAAGAAGATTCTCAAAACAGCGGCTGTGTTTATGTTTGTTATGACTGTAAGCGTGTCGGTAGCTTTTGCCGCGGATGATGCGGTGCTGACCGTTGGTTCTGCAACGTTGAACGAGAAAGAAATCCTGCAGATGCTTGCCGGTACTGTCGGCGGGAATGACATGATGGTAGGGATGATGCTCTCTCAGTCGACATTAAAGGACAGGGTGGCCCTTGTGAATCAGATGGCGGATGCCGTAATATTTGCTGAAGCAGCAAAGTCAAAGGGACTCGAATCCCATCCTGATGTAGCTTTTCAGATAAAATGGCAGACGATCCAGCTTCTCATCCAGGCCTACTTTCAGGAGGCAGGCACTAAGTGGGATATGGGCAATAATGCTATGAAAAAGTACTATGATACGCATCTAGGAGAGTTTGTACAGGCGCCTGCCGCGCATACCCGCCATATCCTCTGTAATACAGAGGCGGATGCAGTCAACGCGGTCCTTGAGATATACAGAACAAAAGATTTTGCAAAGGTTGCGGCGGATTACAGCCGTGACCCCAACACAGCACAGAATGGCGGAGATCTTGGATGGGTTGAGAAAGGGACAATGGATCCAGCTGTAGATGAAGCTATTGAGAAAGCACGGGTCGGTTCGCTCGCGGGCCCTGTCAAATCCGGTTTTGGCTGGCATGTCATAGAGGTGCTTGAGCGGCGTCCCCAGAAACAGCTGACATTCAAGGAAGCTTCGGAGGAAGTAGCCCAGCGTCTCCAGAGATCGTACATCGACAAGGAGCTCGCATCGCTCAGGGAGAAATTCAAAGTTGAAATAAATGAGGATTCCCTCTCAAACCTTGGAGGTATTCCTGCTGCCCAACCCGAAGCTGCAAACCCGGTAAAATAG
- a CDS encoding Na/Pi cotransporter family protein: protein MSLTSILQIFAGVGILIYGIIVMGESLQIIAGDKLRKLIASLTGTPIKGLLVGTAVTSILQSSSATTVMVVSFVDVGFMNLTQAIGVILGANIGTTVTAQLIAFKITDIAYLCAMFGAGFCILCKKKRHRQIGVGLVGFGLLFIGMEMMQGPMAFLKTRPDMLTVFGDHIFMAFLSGLAVTLVVQSSSATVGLTMAIAAQGVIPLSTAIAIILGDNIGTTITAVLASFGANRSAKQAAAAHVLIKVLGTVVIMLILPMYTSLISLTSSDISRQVANAHTIFNVIVAFMFLPFVSQYARLIRMIIPDDENQEVVGAMFLNPALITASSAAAVDAVRKEMIRLGILALRMIENCRSIIIDDNEKLVSEVDRAERNVNELTHDIVHYATEVGQSGLPADLSMLLNSCTSGVGDIERIGDHATNLIEMYQFLKDHKLKFSYKAREECQEMFDLVISAVARSIQALEEEDPKLAKEVVDLEDQIDYMEKTLRAQHIARLNAGGCNPGAGVVFIDILSNLERVGDHAHNLAMVVFDIERMHSRNKVLKH from the coding sequence ATGTCGTTAACATCGATTTTGCAGATATTTGCAGGAGTCGGTATTCTTATATACGGGATCATAGTCATGGGAGAGTCGCTGCAGATAATCGCAGGTGACAAACTTCGAAAACTCATAGCTTCACTCACAGGAACTCCGATAAAAGGGCTCCTTGTTGGTACGGCAGTCACAAGCATCCTCCAAAGCAGCAGTGCTACCACCGTTATGGTCGTGAGCTTCGTCGACGTGGGTTTTATGAATCTCACACAGGCTATAGGGGTCATACTCGGAGCTAACATAGGCACCACTGTCACGGCACAGCTTATTGCGTTTAAGATCACAGATATCGCATATCTATGTGCGATGTTCGGCGCGGGGTTCTGCATACTATGCAAGAAGAAACGGCACAGACAAATTGGGGTCGGCTTAGTAGGATTCGGGCTGCTGTTCATAGGTATGGAAATGATGCAGGGGCCAATGGCGTTTCTAAAAACCAGGCCAGATATGCTTACTGTATTTGGAGACCATATTTTTATGGCCTTCCTGTCCGGATTGGCTGTAACTCTTGTTGTGCAGTCAAGCTCTGCCACGGTAGGCCTCACGATGGCGATAGCAGCTCAGGGAGTCATCCCGCTCAGTACTGCAATAGCGATAATTCTGGGTGATAATATTGGTACAACGATAACGGCAGTGCTTGCGTCATTCGGGGCCAACAGGTCGGCAAAACAGGCTGCGGCGGCCCATGTTTTGATCAAGGTCCTGGGGACTGTTGTCATTATGTTGATACTTCCGATGTATACATCTTTGATATCGCTTACCTCATCCGATATTTCAAGACAGGTCGCCAATGCACACACCATATTCAACGTCATAGTCGCATTTATGTTTCTGCCGTTTGTCTCGCAGTATGCCAGGCTTATAAGGATGATCATACCTGATGATGAAAACCAGGAAGTAGTCGGCGCCATGTTTCTGAACCCGGCGCTTATCACAGCATCGAGTGCCGCAGCAGTAGACGCTGTCCGCAAAGAGATGATCCGCCTGGGTATATTGGCGTTACGCATGATCGAGAACTGCCGCTCCATTATCATAGATGACAACGAAAAACTTGTGTCCGAAGTCGACCGTGCTGAACGCAACGTTAACGAACTGACCCATGATATAGTACACTATGCGACAGAAGTCGGGCAGTCGGGGCTTCCGGCGGATCTCTCCATGCTTCTTAACTCATGCACCAGCGGTGTAGGAGACATAGAGAGGATAGGAGATCACGCGACCAATCTTATAGAGATGTATCAGTTTTTAAAAGATCACAAACTTAAATTCTCATATAAGGCGCGGGAAGAGTGTCAGGAGATGTTTGACCTTGTTATCTCTGCTGTAGCCAGAAGTATACAGGCGCTTGAGGAAGAGGATCCGAAACTTGCCAAGGAGGTTGTGGATCTTGAAGATCAGATCGACTACATGGAAAAGACCTTGCGTGCCCAGCATATCGCACGCCTGAACGCAGGAGGCTGCAATCCGGGTGCAGGTGTTGTCTTTATAGACATACTGAGCAATCTGGAAAGGGTCGGCGACCATGCCCATAATCTTGCCATGGTTGTCTTTGATATAGAACGCATGCACAGCCGCAACAAGGTACTGAAACACTGA
- the csaB gene encoding polysaccharide pyruvyl transferase CsaB, whose amino-acid sequence MRSFDVLVAGYYGFGNLGDELLAEAVVAQLETAGTNKERIAILSANPRETSEKLGIQAFDRWNIKKIYGIMKRTKTLLLGGGGLFQDSTSVRSCLYYWGIVRMALFCGARPWAVGQSIGPLKSMTGSYLARGAFVSCVYRGVRDRSSLGMINNWGLFGTLAPDLVMCLKIKRDYAHGDVLLLNLRQGYEKISRLAAKHAANIAEEKKLKIIGIALSDADTAELEKYHESGILKLDQITVLKSIADYENILSGSCCAIGMRLHFLVLALLAGLPTRGVPYDPKVRSFCEEWDIPVFDSWGAGFSVPVDENILAGISSVASASFRQGYDVAMGDANG is encoded by the coding sequence ATGCGGAGCTTCGATGTGCTTGTAGCGGGATACTACGGATTCGGCAATCTCGGTGATGAACTGCTTGCTGAGGCGGTAGTCGCACAGCTTGAGACCGCAGGAACAAACAAAGAGAGAATTGCAATATTATCGGCCAATCCCCGCGAGACATCTGAGAAGCTGGGGATACAGGCGTTTGACAGGTGGAATATAAAAAAAATTTACGGCATAATGAAAAGAACAAAGACTCTTCTCCTGGGAGGCGGAGGTCTCTTTCAGGATTCAACAAGCGTTAGGTCGTGCCTGTATTACTGGGGTATCGTACGGATGGCACTTTTCTGCGGCGCACGTCCATGGGCGGTAGGCCAGTCCATTGGGCCGCTGAAAAGCATGACGGGGTCATATCTTGCCCGTGGCGCCTTTGTCTCATGCGTATACCGCGGAGTCAGGGACCGTAGCTCCCTCGGGATGATCAATAACTGGGGGTTGTTCGGTACCCTCGCACCGGATCTTGTAATGTGCCTGAAAATAAAAAGAGATTATGCCCACGGCGATGTCCTTCTGCTGAACCTCAGGCAGGGTTACGAAAAAATATCAAGACTTGCTGCCAAACATGCCGCAAATATCGCGGAAGAAAAAAAACTTAAAATCATCGGTATTGCGCTTTCAGATGCCGATACCGCCGAGCTTGAAAAATATCATGAGTCCGGAATTCTCAAACTGGATCAAATTACTGTTCTCAAAAGTATCGCTGACTATGAAAATATACTCAGCGGAAGTTGCTGTGCTATAGGAATGAGGCTCCATTTCCTTGTACTTGCGCTTCTGGCGGGGTTGCCGACGCGCGGCGTGCCGTATGACCCCAAGGTGCGTTCCTTCTGCGAAGAGTGGGATATTCCTGTATTTGATTCATGGGGGGCTGGTTTTTCGGTCCCTGTGGATGAGAATATCCTTGCCGGGATTTCCTCGGTGGCCTCGGCCTCTTTCAGACAGGGATACGATGTGGCTATGGGTGATGCAAATGGATGA
- a CDS encoding mechanosensitive ion channel family protein — translation MPSRLHIIGNMFIDVATLLIPIALLVAWFFLDMAIKHIFKRAFKAALKRVQNSRGDEALKHSLQHRINTIRQLSTQLSRAVLAVFMVSMTLGSIGIDIKPVIAGIGVVGLGFSLAAQNIIRDYINGFIILIENQYNVGDWIEVNSFSGTVELFTLRSTRLRDIDGNLVVIPNSTVQTIINYTKDWSVALIKIGITYESDFHKAGEIMEELGKEIADEMNSVILGPPKFQGITDFGENAVYMRIVIKTLPGQQWAVARSFREKLKDRFDAEKISFAYPQVVVHRAEDEPQIS, via the coding sequence ATGCCGTCTAGACTGCACATAATCGGGAATATGTTTATTGATGTGGCAACGTTGCTTATCCCTATAGCATTGCTTGTTGCATGGTTTTTTCTCGATATGGCGATTAAGCATATCTTCAAGCGTGCATTTAAAGCCGCCCTCAAACGTGTCCAGAACAGCAGAGGAGATGAAGCACTCAAGCATTCTCTTCAACATCGTATAAACACAATAAGACAGCTTTCAACTCAGCTTTCAAGAGCGGTCCTGGCGGTGTTCATGGTCTCAATGACGCTTGGCTCCATCGGGATAGATATCAAACCGGTCATTGCCGGCATAGGGGTGGTGGGGCTCGGCTTCTCTCTGGCGGCACAGAACATAATAAGGGACTACATCAACGGATTCATAATCCTGATAGAAAACCAATATAACGTCGGCGACTGGATAGAGGTCAACTCGTTTTCAGGTACTGTAGAGCTCTTTACTCTCAGATCTACGCGGCTTCGCGACATTGACGGCAATCTGGTTGTGATCCCCAACAGCACAGTTCAGACAATTATCAATTACACCAAGGACTGGTCGGTTGCGTTGATCAAAATTGGAATTACTTACGAGTCCGATTTCCATAAGGCAGGGGAAATTATGGAAGAACTCGGCAAAGAAATAGCTGATGAGATGAACAGCGTCATTCTGGGCCCCCCGAAGTTCCAAGGTATAACGGATTTTGGCGAAAACGCCGTGTATATGAGAATAGTGATCAAGACTTTACCTGGTCAGCAGTGGGCAGTAGCCCGCAGCTTCAGGGAAAAATTAAAAGACCGTTTTGATGCAGAAAAAATTTCTTTTGCATATCCGCAGGTGGTCGTTCATCGGGCCGAAGATGAACCGCAAATTTCATAA
- a CDS encoding undecaprenyl-diphosphate phosphatase, whose protein sequence is MDFEIIILGLIQGLTEFLPVSSSGHLALVQIFLGIEMPPLSYDLVLHVATACATILFFIGDIYALLCEWIKGFVRSDYRRSSGWPTGWAVVVGTVITGIIGISIKDFAESAAQNSLMVGLGLVFTGLILIFSRFIRVGLGQVRITDGIFVGIAQGIAVLPGVSRSGMTIVSGLSTGLGKDEAFRFSFLLSIPAILGATLIQAMQSGGWDNFVKALPHGWYLGALAAFFSGMAALVILKRLIITSRWWMFGIYCLVLGVSDIIVTYLGVW, encoded by the coding sequence ATGGACTTCGAAATAATTATCCTTGGACTGATACAGGGACTTACGGAATTTCTGCCTGTAAGCAGTTCCGGGCATCTGGCTCTGGTACAGATTTTTCTTGGGATAGAGATGCCGCCGCTTTCATATGACCTTGTCCTGCATGTTGCGACCGCATGTGCCACTATCCTCTTTTTTATCGGAGATATTTATGCGCTTCTTTGCGAATGGATCAAGGGGTTTGTCCGCTCAGATTATCGACGGAGCTCTGGCTGGCCCACAGGGTGGGCCGTTGTTGTCGGGACTGTGATAACCGGCATTATAGGGATATCAATAAAAGATTTTGCAGAAAGCGCCGCTCAGAACTCACTTATGGTGGGGCTGGGTCTTGTATTCACCGGTCTGATCCTTATATTCAGCCGTTTCATAAGAGTGGGGCTTGGACAAGTTCGCATTACAGACGGTATTTTTGTAGGCATTGCGCAGGGGATCGCGGTCCTGCCAGGGGTATCGCGTTCAGGTATGACCATTGTGTCGGGGCTCTCGACCGGGCTCGGCAAAGATGAGGCTTTTCGTTTTTCTTTTCTTCTCTCGATACCGGCCATACTTGGAGCAACTCTGATCCAGGCGATGCAGTCCGGTGGTTGGGATAATTTTGTAAAGGCACTTCCCCATGGCTGGTATTTAGGGGCTTTGGCAGCGTTTTTCAGCGGAATGGCCGCCCTTGTCATACTAAAAAGACTTATCATAACATCCAGATGGTGGATGTTTGGCATCTACTGTCTTGTGCTCGGGGTCTCTGACATAATCGTTACATATCTGGGGGTATGGTAA
- a CDS encoding DUF5693 family protein, protein MGFFPRRYLLFTILTAAALLAGVGLIPRLEAERGNKNVAFIVEYKDITSLALQNGISVRDVWEKIHPLGVMGISVSEYTGEELALGDPLPLEYGPAASLGLNNKGILSDNASILIDKTSPYSELIYQYIKIKLPKAMRYEVGGSIAIVLPADTKEFKFSSIVPDFSALQFCLENDIPVLFRPGPCTPAGGKDVADALDFLAGHYRQIKNIIPSGMILPGYPNIAPLAKVLKQDGISLSKVEFVKQIGDTGFAMMMAPNVIPLHSLTRDEIISKNTSRRQMEERFVRAVHERSVRFVMMHPYDLQMGNRLEVFLEDLSGTRDALAARGYDFAWPQTMPDRPVPAAGALASALSLVFCLWFYCVRLSGIENDGVGLKETALLLACSFLMAGIIWKIPLAARLCGGFCGAFIATEAALTALECNKKPLLGALGGLFIIIAGGLSIASFYGTTLAALRLTPFSGVKLTLLLPPVLLVTHDLKRRIHPESIGDIIQRPALWGELMLVGLMMVALLIMALRSDNVSNVPAWEITFRDFIERLLLVRPRTKEFLIGYPSLVLYWYIVRKGCGAHYREVLRIAAVLAFCSAVNTFCHFHTLLSLSVIRVINGWWLGLLVGFVLVAVISLIPVPIMKKYGERY, encoded by the coding sequence ATGGGATTTTTTCCCCGCAGATATCTGCTTTTTACAATACTGACTGCAGCGGCGCTGCTTGCCGGCGTAGGCCTTATTCCCAGGCTTGAGGCCGAGCGGGGTAATAAGAACGTTGCCTTTATAGTTGAATATAAAGACATAACATCCCTGGCGCTTCAGAACGGCATCTCTGTCCGTGATGTGTGGGAAAAGATACATCCTCTTGGCGTAATGGGCATATCTGTCTCCGAATATACCGGGGAGGAACTGGCTCTAGGCGATCCGCTGCCGCTGGAATATGGTCCCGCAGCCTCGCTGGGCTTAAATAACAAAGGGATACTGTCGGACAATGCGTCGATCCTTATCGATAAAACATCCCCATATTCTGAGCTTATATATCAGTATATAAAAATAAAACTGCCTAAAGCTATGAGATACGAAGTTGGAGGCAGTATAGCCATAGTACTTCCGGCTGATACCAAAGAGTTCAAATTTTCTTCCATTGTGCCGGATTTTTCCGCGCTGCAATTCTGTCTGGAGAATGACATTCCCGTTCTTTTCCGTCCCGGACCCTGCACCCCAGCAGGAGGGAAGGATGTGGCGGACGCCCTGGATTTTCTCGCGGGACACTACAGACAGATCAAAAATATCATTCCTTCAGGGATGATATTGCCGGGATATCCGAATATCGCTCCTCTTGCTAAGGTTTTGAAACAGGACGGCATCAGCCTGTCGAAGGTGGAATTCGTCAAGCAGATCGGTGACACTGGATTTGCCATGATGATGGCGCCGAACGTAATACCTCTGCACAGCCTTACAAGGGACGAGATAATATCGAAAAATACATCGCGCAGACAGATGGAAGAACGTTTTGTAAGGGCAGTCCATGAGCGGTCGGTAAGGTTTGTAATGATGCACCCTTACGATCTCCAGATGGGAAACAGGCTTGAGGTGTTCCTTGAGGACCTTTCAGGAACACGGGATGCTCTTGCCGCAAGAGGTTATGATTTTGCCTGGCCACAGACAATGCCGGATAGGCCGGTCCCTGCCGCAGGAGCGCTTGCAAGCGCTCTCTCTCTCGTGTTCTGCTTATGGTTCTACTGCGTCCGCCTCTCTGGAATTGAGAATGACGGAGTGGGGCTTAAGGAAACGGCATTACTGTTGGCTTGTTCTTTTTTAATGGCGGGTATTATATGGAAAATACCGCTTGCCGCGCGTCTATGCGGAGGTTTCTGCGGCGCGTTTATAGCCACAGAGGCCGCGCTGACCGCACTTGAATGCAATAAAAAACCATTGCTGGGAGCGCTTGGCGGACTTTTTATCATAATCGCCGGCGGACTCTCGATAGCATCTTTCTATGGTACTACACTTGCCGCATTGAGACTTACTCCGTTTTCAGGAGTAAAGCTGACGTTGCTGCTCCCGCCGGTGCTCTTGGTCACGCACGATCTCAAGCGTCGTATCCATCCCGAATCGATCGGAGATATTATACAGAGGCCGGCTCTTTGGGGGGAGCTTATGCTTGTCGGGTTAATGATGGTTGCTCTTCTGATAATGGCATTGAGAAGCGATAATGTTTCCAATGTGCCGGCATGGGAAATAACCTTCCGTGATTTTATAGAGCGCCTGCTTCTCGTCCGTCCGAGGACAAAAGAGTTTCTCATCGGATATCCCTCCCTTGTTCTATATTGGTATATCGTGAGAAAGGGATGTGGGGCACACTACCGTGAAGTTCTGCGTATTGCCGCAGTGCTGGCTTTCTGCTCTGCCGTAAACACGTTCTGCCACTTCCATACGCTGCTGTCTCTCAGCGTAATAAGGGTCATAAATGGCTGGTGGCTGGGGCTGCTCGTTGGATTTGTCCTTGTAGCGGTGATCAGCCTGATTCCTGTTCCTATAATGAAAAAGTACGGAGAGAGATATTAG